The Physeter macrocephalus isolate SW-GA chromosome 17, ASM283717v5, whole genome shotgun sequence nucleotide sequence acacacacacacacactttagcaAGCAGTTCCCAATGATAGAAACAACCtcaataccattatcacatctaggaaagttaaaaataattcccTAACATCTAATATTTCAGTCCATATTAAAACATCCCCAGTTATCCCCAAAGATGTGCTTTATAACTGTCAGAAGAATTTTGGAACCAGGATTCAATCTAGGATTGTACCTTGTAATTTGTTGTCATGTCTCTTGGGTCTTAGTCTAAAACAGTCTACCCGCTTTCCATTGTTCCCTCATAATGTTGACTTTTTAAAGAGTCCAAAACAGTTTTATTGTAGACGAGTCCTACATTGTGAATTTGAGTGATTGTTTCCTTATGGTGCTTGTTTACCTTGATAGTCTATTTTCTGTAAACTAGAAGATAGGTGTAGAAGCTTGATTGTAGAAGCTTTCACAGGTGTTGGATGCCATATTTGCCATGATGGCTCAGCAGGAGGCACATAATATCATTATCCTACTATTTGTGATGCTAAGTTTGATGACTTGGTGATGACCTGAATCTATATTCTTCTTTGCCTCCAATCGTCTCAATTCTAGGCTTTAAAGCCATATAGAGGCATATACTCTTCTGCACCTTGGAAGGTTTTGTATCAAGAACTTCCTCTACTGATTTTTAATCAAGGCATAGTGAGGaagtatcacagtttatttaaccagtccttTAATGACAGACACTTgagttatttccatcattttctaTTACAAACTATGCTGAAATGGGTAAACCTTCTACCCACATCATTTCCCAGTTGTGCAACTGTAAagtaggataaattcccagaagtgggactaTAGGGTCAAAAGGTATGTGTATTTATAATTCCAATAGATAATGCCAATTTCTTTCCATAGGCTCAAATCAATTTATAACCCCCGCTGGCAACATAAGGCAATGGCCCTGTTTCTGATAACTGCACTAacttttggattgtttccaatctGATATGAAAAATTGGTATCAAGGTAGTTTGAATATGCATGCGTCTTATTATGAATGAAGCTGAGTGTCTTTCCATAGTTTAGGgaccatttgtatttcttgtgtttgtgtgtgaactACCTGTGCAGACTgtttacctatttttctttttttctctttttcttatattttgttttattttattttattttgtcttgattTATAGGCATTCTTTCAATATTAGGGAAATTGcacctcatctacaaaataagtggaaatagtcctttcccatttgtcttttgactttccTTATGTTGCCATGCAGAAGTTTATTTCTATGTAGTCCAAGTTATCAACATTTTCTTTAGGCTACCTGATTTTGAATTAGAGTTGGTaaggcctcccccaccccaaggtTATGAAGAAATttatccatgttttcttctagtacgTCTatggtttcattattttacattgaAAATTTTTGTCTATTTGGAGTTTGTTTTGTTGAATGGGGTGTGTTAAGTAAGAATCCACTTgatcttagattttttttaagttgtcaaGTATTTCAAAAACCTTTTAAAGCAGTGTGGACCAAACCTCTCCTGTGTGGGCCTGTGACCACTGGTGgactcctccctttctctttctccttcagatGACTTTGACAATGCCTACTTCACACTCCTCGGTGTCCCCAACAAACCCCTGCAGTGCTTGGTGAGTGTCCTTTGCCCCTGGCCCTGGGTTTGCTCTGGGGACCTGAAGGTCCCGCGTGCACCCAGCCCCAAGCACCTCGAGTGCTGGGCTCTACTCCGCGCACTTCCTCAGCTGCCAGCTTGGGACCCTACCCACTTTGCATCTCCTTCAGGGGCTTCAGGAGCTCCCTGGGTCAGATGGTTCAAGTGCCCCCCCGCGCCCTGACTCCCTTCGTCCTGGCAGGACGTCACGGCGACCGGCCAGAGGCTCCGAAATAGGTGCCGCGAGGGAAAGCTGGCGCCCATCGCACCGGGCATCAACAGGGTCGACTGGCCCAACTTCACGCGCGCCATCGAGGACTGGTCCCGCTTCGTGTCCTCTGCCGGCGAATTCAAGCTGCCCTGCCCCAGCAAGAAGGGTCAGTCTACCGGCGGGGAGGATGCCTTAGTGTGGGAGAGACAACTGGGCCGCTGGGTCCCTAGAGCCGGGACCCCGAGCGCTGACCGCGGGCGGGGGGCTTCGGGGGTGGGCTCTGACAAAGACAGGTCTAGGAGATAGGAGCAGCTGGGACACTCAGAGCGGGCTGGACCCAGACAGATTGAGGTTCACAGAGACAGGGCTtgtcctggggagggggcggggccaggtCCGAGCCAGTGGGAGCCAGTGTGGCGGAGGTGCAGGGCAGGGTTGGTTCTGGGACTGACGGAGCTTAGTCCGGAGGGGGGACTGGTTCTAGGAGCAGGCGTGGGCGGGGCTTGATCTAGGGGCGGGGCTCAGGTAAGAGTGGGGGCGGGGCTTGCTCTGGGCTGGCGGGGGACCAGAGATGGGCGCTCTCTCCGTAGTCGAGAGTTTCAGCGGCTACGCGGTGCGGTACTTGAAGCCGGAGGTGACCCAGAACTGGCGGGTAGGTAGGCGCGCTGCTCCGTCCCTGGCGGGACGGGGGTGGCAGAGAAGCGGCTAACAGGGAGTCGGGGACGGGGAGAGGAGACCGAGAGTAAGGTCTCCCAGTGCCCAGGGCCAAGATCCCCGGCAGAGAGTGCTGTGCGGGGCCTCGGCGGGGGAGTCCGTGTCCCCTCTACTCAGTGGACCCCCCCCCCATTCCTCTGGCCCGCCCCAGTTCCGTCTTAACCAGAATCCCAGCCTGGATCGCTATGGACAGAAGCCTCTGCCTTTCGACTCCCTGTAAGTGACCCCACAGACCCCGGGGCCCCATACCTGGCGGAAGGAGAGTGGGGTCTTGGCTGCTTTCACCACCGCACACCTAGTGGCCCTTGAAAATGTGAGACCTAGGAAGAATTGATTGGCTCCGAAACACCGCAAGAAAATTGCCATTTCAAAATGACTAAATGTTTAATTCCTACCAAACGGAGCATCCTGTCATCCAGTCCCTAGCAACTCCAGCTTTCAGAGTGGAGGAGTTAAGGTGGGGCGAAGGTGCAGTGTAATCTTGGTGGGATGGCGCCTGCCGATGTGTTTGTTCCCAGAGAGGGTCACCCTTCCTCACCTCGGCCtcaccctcctctctcttttgCAGGAATGCTTTCCGACGCTTCGGCTCGATCTACAGGTAGGGCTCCAACTGCAGTGGAAGGGGGGGAAtgaccccgcccccgccccacatATGGCCACGCCCCCCAGTCGGGCAGCTCGCGGGCCCTCGTGAGGGAGGCGCCAGAGGATTGGTATCCTCCTGGATGATGTCAGGGGGGCGCGAAGGTCTTCCCCCCGGAGAGATCTTCGCCAGGCAAAAGTGCAGCCCactgggaggtggagggagtAGAGTGCCTTCTTTCCCTCCCGATTTGTCCCAGAGGAGGCCAAAAGGCAAAGACGGGGGTTAGGGGGATTGGGGGGGCGGGGTTACCTAGGAGAAGAGCAGGGACCGGAAGAGTAAACAGACATATAAGAAATACAATGGAAGGAGCCAAGAATTTGCCTTCCAGGAAGCAGGTGAAGTGGTAAGGGCTGGGATAAGTGTTCCCAGGAGAAGAATGCAAGATATTCAAGCACCTTCCTAATCTGGCCATCTCCCACCTCTCCAGACCCATTCCCTACACTTTAGCAGTACCAGACTCCTGCGTGCAACCCAAACCAAGCAACCAAACACTCCATATCTTTGCTTGTGCTGTTTCGGCACCTAGATGATCTTTCTACCTCTGCCCGGAAAACTCCTCCTTACACTTTAAAGCCCAGCCCAGATGTCCCATCCTCCTTGAAGTCTTCTCTGACCTTCTGCCTTTCCCCTCCAGCTCAAACCCCCCTCCAGCTGGTCTCCGTATGTGCATCCCTCTCCATCTTAGAGCAGCACACAGCATTATAATTATTGATGAAAGTTTGCCTTCTCTCACCCACCCTGTGCACACACAAgggaaagcttttttctttttactactaTATAATGCCTGCCAGAGTAGGTTCACTAAATGATTGAAAAGTGAGTAAAGCTCACGGGAGATAAAGATGAGGCAAACCGGAAGTGGGGCTTGAAAGTCAAACAGAccagccaaaaatatattaaaggaaatagGGAGCCATTGAAGGCTCCTGAGCCATAGAGAGACAGGACAGAAGCTGTGTTTTCAGAGCCTCGAGGGCAGGAAGGTGGGTTTGGTGGGGAAGGCCTAGAGAAGGACAGCCTGATTTTTCCCCAGGAAATCCTAGAGGCCCCCACCTCACCTGTTTCTTTCCACAGTCGTGTCAACTACCTGACCCCCTGGCGTTAATCTGTGAAAAGGAGGCCGATCGCCAGGCTGCGAACCATGCCACCTCAGGTTCCCCAGCAGGACAGAGGGTGTATGGTGGCAGCACCCATCTCCCTAAGAGTTTAGCCTGACTGGAAATAAACCTTATGCTCCATAAGGAGGcaccacgtgtgtgtgtgtgtgtgtgtgtgtgtgtgtgtgtgtgtgtgtgtgtgtatgtgtgtgtggtgcaaGGGCTGGGTGAGGGTCAGGACCTCAGGATATCTTGCCCTTACCTGCCTCCTGCCAACTCCTGGAGGGCTGGTGGCGGTGGGGGGAGTTGGGAAAGATGTCTGGTGACCCCAGGTAGAGAATCAGGGTCTAGGCCCCAGGGCCCAACCAGGGATGAGGTACAGAGGCAGGCCTGCCTGAGAATTAGGTTTTCTTTGTTCCCCCGTTCCCCTGCTCATAACCCTACAACCAAGCCCCTTCCACCTCAGACTCTGAACTTGAGCCctaaagagaaaagagggggCTCGAAAGGGATTTTAGACACCTCTCTCAGAAGCTCTTGCCATCCCAGTGTGTGCTGGGGGCCTCCCTGGGCCCAGGGTTCCCCTGAAGAAGTAGAATCAGGCCCTGGAGGGTTGGTCTCTATTCCCTGCGAAGCAGCTGAGTGTGGAAATAAGATGAGGTGCCCGAGCCCACTCAGAGAAGAAAGTTTCCTCTCCCCAAAGCATCGCCAATGAAAATACCATGTAAGCAAAAAGTTATCCGCTCTATCCACATAGCTTCAGGACTAGCCCTCATCTGCCTACCGACCTACAGAAAGGAGGCCTGATGTGCTGGGGACAGCCgtggggctcctgggccaggTCCAGAATAAGCCTGCTCAAAGTTTGGGGCTAAAGAAGAGTGTCAGCATGGCTGGGTATTAGAGCAGCCAGCATCAGCACTTAGCTCCAGGACCTTCCAAATAGCATCCCACCTGTGGCCAGTCTGCAAGGACAGACCCAGATCAGGATAAATAGCCACCAAGCTCAAGAACTGTTTGAACAGGACTTCTGGTGCTAGGATCTGAGGCCTCAGGGATCCATGAACCTTCTGAAATCACGTGCAAAACCGTGGGTCCACCCACATGTGCATTTTCCATGGAAAGTCTCCTTGTTTTCATCTGATTCTCAGGAGAGTCAGTGCCCACAAACGTTAGGAAACCCTGACATACATCCTCCTCATCCCCCCTTccactaatatttactgagcacctagtgGATGCAAGCCTGGTCTCAGGTGGAAGGACTTTAAAACAATAATACCAGCCCCTCACCTCTGGACCCTGTGTTATACTGTTTAGAACACATCGTCTCTCCTCCAGGCCTCATACTCCATAAGCACCCAGGAGAGTGAGCGAAACCAAAGGTACtctatttcacagatgggaaaactgaggcccagatcaGGGAAAGGCTCCAGCCAAAACCAGAGCCCAGGACTCGAAGGCAGTCCCAGCACTTGTCACAGGACTCACATATAGTTTGTGCTCATTATTCGTAGAATAAGTTACTTTCCAGAATGGGGTCTTTTGTTCAACCTTGGGTAATAAACAAGGAAATTCGTTGTTTTGTTGTCTGATATGCAGACAGAGCCCGCCTTACAAATTCGAGGCCGATTTTAATTTCTTTCCGGGTGGTGTTGGAGATCATCACCCTTATACCGAGGTGAGGGAAGgagtctgtctctctgtcctgaAGTATGGGGCTCCGCTGACAACAGGGCAGAAGACAGGAgcatggggaggaggggatgggaagTGGTTAGCAGATCAGAGCCCTTTCCTCCTTGGGGGCCTGTCAGGGAGGTATCCAGCTTCCTGCCATTTCATGCAGGAAGAAGCACTTTCCTCCAAGCCCAGGGGCAGTCCACCTGGATTGAACCTTGGGAAGCCATTGGCGAAGGCCCCTGAGGTGTGAGAGCCACATTCTTCAGCCCTGAGTGTCCCCTCCAACATGACAGCTCAGAGAGAAATAGATTTGCCCAAGGCTCATAGCAGAGATGCTGGAGTCCTGGCCTGTGTGAGACTGGGGGCAGTCAGGGAGCTCCAGAGAGCGTGCTGAGATACCAGAGGGAATCAAGTGCCTGTGTGTCTTCTCGTGGCCCTGCTTCCTTGACACTGAATGACTGGACAAGTCCCTCTGGGAATTTGGCCCAGCAGACATTCAAGGCCTCGCCAGACCCCATGCTGGGTGCTGGGACACAGACCA carries:
- the SPMIP8 gene encoding sperm microtubule inner protein 8, whose product is MARINKLVPWEDGSTHVYASPATLLPAARRRNKLASVKQQLYHPALPSLRRMDMDSVRACLSDEHCQSTTYCCKDDFDNAYFTLLGVPNKPLQCLDVTATGQRLRNRCREGKLAPIAPGINRVDWPNFTRAIEDWSRFVSSAGEFKLPCPSKKVESFSGYAVRYLKPEVTQNWRFRLNQNPSLDRYGQKPLPFDSLNAFRRFGSIYSRVNYLTPWR